A stretch of Geobacter sp. DNA encodes these proteins:
- a CDS encoding mechanosensitive ion channel translates to MIKTITWDILLSAGTFFATSAIIGLVIERIVLRRLAALAHRTSWEGDEIVITSLKGLTFYTFLLVGLYGATLRLPLDEKTQHLADRGILVVLLLLATVLMMRLAAGFVSHYAKKAVLPSTSIFSNLAKAIAFSVGILIILQSLGISITPILTALGVGGLAVALALQDTLSNLFSGLHIIATRQIRQGDYIRLGSGEEGYVTDITWRNTLIRALPNNMVLIPNSKLASAIVTNFHLPETEMAVLVQVGVSYDSDLEKVEQTTVDVAQGLLREVQGGVSGFDPFVRYHTFADFSINFTVILRCHEYVDQYLLKHEFVKRLHRRYLAEGIEIPFPIRTVQLKGTEG, encoded by the coding sequence ATGATTAAGACTATCACCTGGGACATACTGCTCTCCGCAGGTACGTTTTTTGCCACAAGCGCCATTATTGGCCTTGTCATAGAGCGGATCGTGCTGCGACGCCTCGCTGCCCTGGCGCATCGCACCTCCTGGGAGGGTGACGAGATTGTCATCACCTCGCTCAAGGGGCTCACCTTCTACACCTTCCTGCTGGTGGGACTTTACGGCGCAACATTGCGACTTCCTCTTGACGAAAAGACACAGCATCTGGCCGACAGGGGAATTCTTGTCGTGCTCCTCCTGTTGGCTACCGTTCTCATGATGCGACTAGCTGCCGGCTTTGTCTCGCACTATGCCAAAAAGGCCGTGCTCCCCTCCACGTCCATCTTCTCCAATCTGGCTAAGGCGATCGCCTTTTCCGTCGGCATCCTGATCATCCTGCAATCGCTTGGCATCTCCATCACCCCGATCCTGACCGCGCTCGGCGTCGGCGGACTCGCCGTAGCGCTGGCACTGCAGGATACGCTGTCGAACCTCTTTTCCGGCCTGCACATCATCGCCACCAGGCAGATTCGCCAGGGTGACTACATCCGCCTGGGGAGTGGCGAGGAAGGGTACGTTACCGACATCACCTGGCGCAACACGCTGATCCGCGCCTTGCCCAACAACATGGTCCTGATCCCCAACTCCAAGCTCGCCAGCGCCATTGTCACCAACTTCCATCTACCCGAGACGGAAATGGCGGTGCTTGTCCAGGTCGGGGTCAGCTATGACAGCGATCTTGAGAAGGTCGAACAGACAACCGTCGACGTGGCGCAGGGATTGTTGCGCGAGGTCCAGGGCGGCGTCAGCGGTTTTGATCCGTTCGTCCGCTACCACACCTTTGCCGATTTCAGCATCAATTTCACGGTGATCCTGCGCTGTCACGAATATGTCGACCAATACCTCCTCAAGCACGAGTTCGTGAAACGGCTGCACCGACGCTACCTCGCCGAGGGCATCGAGATCCCCTTCCCTATCCGTACGGTTCAGCTGAAGGGAACGGAGGGGTGA
- the treZ gene encoding malto-oligosyltrehalose trehalohydrolase, translating into MDRFCLDIGATPVTDGVRFRVWAPAAESVAVELTSNGLHIPLQRDGEYFEGLVAAAVGDCYWYWLDGMTRRPDPASRCQPDGVHGPSQVVEPGHAWSDGNWQGIPLEEYIVYELHIGAFTAEGTFDAAINRLDYLADLGITAVELMPVAQFPGRRNWGYDGVFPFAPQLSYGGATGLKRFVDACHRQGLAVILDVVYNHLGPEGNYLHAFGPYFTDRYRTPWGDAVNFDGPFSDGVRHYFIANACHWVSEYHLDGLRLDAVHGIFDFSARHILAELTYEVHRLAATLGRPAYVIAESDLNDVRVITQPSTGGYGLDAQWNDDFHHALRALLTNDRAGYYCDYGSFPQLVKGFREGFVLSGNYSSFRKRHHGSSTAGVPPRRLVVFSQNHDQVGNRMRGERPGEHLSAEQLKLAAACVLLSPYLPLLFMGEEYAERAPFPYFISHGDAALVAAVRQGRQEEFAAFSQQGSPPDPQAEATFLSAKLDLDLRHRGGHKAVFDFYRDLIRLRKEYIPCAAANREEMQVVAPEEEQVLALIRKAGNRELHCLFNFSDQCRPIPLQLASGTLSVLLDSTYTLISGSSISVTDGQPEMLPTLAPFGVLVYRKE; encoded by the coding sequence ATGGATCGCTTTTGCCTTGATATCGGTGCCACCCCTGTAACAGACGGAGTCCGCTTTCGGGTCTGGGCGCCTGCAGCAGAGTCGGTTGCGGTGGAACTCACCTCCAATGGGTTGCACATACCGCTCCAGCGAGATGGCGAATACTTCGAGGGGCTGGTAGCGGCAGCAGTGGGCGATTGCTACTGGTACTGGCTGGACGGAATGACACGCCGACCCGATCCTGCCTCCCGCTGCCAACCCGATGGTGTGCACGGCCCATCCCAAGTGGTCGAACCGGGTCATGCCTGGAGCGACGGCAACTGGCAAGGGATCCCGCTCGAAGAATACATCGTCTACGAACTGCACATCGGCGCCTTCACGGCAGAAGGCACCTTCGATGCCGCCATCAACCGCCTCGACTATCTCGCGGACCTGGGAATAACGGCTGTCGAGCTGATGCCGGTGGCCCAGTTCCCCGGCAGGCGCAACTGGGGCTATGACGGCGTCTTCCCTTTCGCGCCGCAGCTGAGCTACGGTGGAGCAACAGGACTGAAGCGGTTCGTGGATGCCTGCCACCGACAGGGGCTGGCGGTCATCCTCGACGTCGTCTACAACCATCTCGGCCCCGAAGGAAACTACCTCCACGCCTTTGGTCCCTACTTCACAGACCGCTACCGCACCCCCTGGGGCGATGCGGTTAACTTCGACGGCCCTTTCAGCGACGGGGTCCGGCACTATTTCATCGCCAATGCCTGTCACTGGGTGAGCGAATACCACCTGGACGGACTGCGTCTCGATGCAGTGCACGGCATATTCGACTTCAGCGCCCGTCACATCCTGGCCGAACTGACTTACGAAGTGCATCGCCTGGCAGCCACGCTGGGCCGGCCGGCATACGTCATCGCTGAAAGCGACCTGAACGACGTGCGGGTAATCACGCAGCCATCAACGGGTGGATATGGCCTTGACGCGCAATGGAACGACGATTTCCACCATGCCCTGAGAGCCCTGCTCACCAACGACCGGGCGGGCTACTACTGCGATTACGGGAGTTTTCCCCAGCTGGTAAAAGGATTCCGTGAGGGGTTCGTCCTTTCCGGTAACTATTCTTCCTTCAGAAAGCGCCACCACGGGAGTTCCACGGCAGGTGTCCCCCCGCGCCGGTTGGTGGTATTTTCCCAGAACCATGACCAAGTAGGCAACCGTATGCGCGGAGAGCGTCCGGGCGAGCATCTGTCAGCTGAACAGCTCAAGCTCGCCGCGGCATGCGTGCTGCTTTCGCCTTACCTGCCGCTGCTCTTCATGGGAGAGGAGTATGCAGAGCGGGCACCATTCCCTTATTTCATCAGTCACGGCGATGCAGCCCTGGTTGCAGCGGTCAGGCAGGGCCGGCAAGAGGAATTCGCCGCATTTAGCCAGCAAGGTTCGCCTCCCGATCCTCAAGCAGAGGCAACCTTCCTCTCTGCAAAGCTGGATCTTGACCTGCGCCATCGCGGCGGCCACAAAGCCGTCTTCGATTTCTACCGCGACCTGATCCGCCTGCGCAAAGAGTATATCCCCTGTGCCGCAGCCAACAGAGAGGAGATGCAGGTGGTTGCCCCCGAGGAGGAACAGGTGCTGGCACTGATCCGGAAAGCAGGCAACCGCGAGCTGCACTGCCTGTTCAATTTCAGCGATCAATGCCGCCCGATCCCTCTGCAGCTGGCAAGCGGCACGCTGAGCGTTCTCCTCGACTCCACATACACCTTAATTTCCGGCAGTTCCATTTCCGTCACCGACGGTCAACCGGAAATGCTTCCGACGCTTGCCCCTTTCGGCGTCCTCGTCTACCGAAAGGAATAG